In Halorubrum sp. PV6, a single window of DNA contains:
- a CDS encoding CrcB family protein — MERTAFGYLLVALGGCAGAVARYGVDVAVGDTTGVGTLLVNVGGSFALGFLLPRIARRRTRLFVGTGALSSFTTYSTFVADAVSLGTTVGAAYVAASYAAGFAAAAAGLIAGERL; from the coding sequence ATGGAACGGACGGCGTTCGGGTACCTCCTCGTCGCGCTCGGCGGCTGCGCCGGTGCCGTCGCGAGGTACGGGGTCGACGTCGCCGTCGGCGACACGACGGGCGTCGGGACGCTGCTCGTGAACGTCGGTGGCTCGTTCGCGCTCGGCTTCCTCCTCCCTCGCATCGCGCGCCGACGAACTCGACTGTTCGTCGGCACCGGCGCGCTGTCGTCGTTTACGACCTACAGCACCTTCGTCGCTGACGCCGTGTCGCTCGGAACGACGGTCGGCGCCGCGTACGTCGCCGCGAGCTACGCGGCCGGGTTCGCCGCCGCGGCCGCCGGGCTGATCGCGGGGGAGCGGCTGTGA
- a CDS encoding CrcB family protein: protein MTDPLIAAALVGVGGAVGAAGRHAVGLRIEGRRSVVAVNALGSFALGAVLAAPTGSGATLVAAVGFCGAFTTFSSFAVETVSIAADGDGRTAAEFAVVTAVTALFAFLVGAGVGGVVR, encoded by the coding sequence GTGACCGACCCGCTGATCGCAGCCGCCCTCGTCGGCGTGGGCGGAGCGGTCGGCGCCGCCGGGCGACACGCGGTCGGCCTCCGAATCGAGGGGCGGCGGTCCGTCGTGGCGGTCAACGCCCTCGGGAGTTTCGCGCTCGGCGCCGTCCTCGCCGCGCCGACCGGTTCCGGCGCGACGCTGGTGGCGGCCGTCGGGTTCTGTGGCGCCTTCACGACGTTCTCTTCGTTCGCCGTCGAGACGGTCTCGATTGCGGCCGACGGCGACGGGCGAACCGCGGCCGAGTTCGCGGTCGTAACCGCCGTGACCGCGCTGTTCGCCTTCCTCGTCGGCGCGGGGGTCGGCGGCGTCGTCCGCTGA
- the cca gene encoding CCA tRNA nucleotidyltransferase: MDDLESVLSRVRDRVLPEPAERDRLRAVAADLTDRAHEAIADLPVEADVVQVGSTARGTWVSGDRDIDLFVRFGADLSREQLEEYGLAVGHAVLPDGHEEYAEHPYVKGSHEGFDVDLVPCHDVETAGDLVSAVDRTPFHDAYLSARLDEDLAADVVLAKAFLKAIGAYGSDLRTEGFSGYLTELLVLELGGFVPLVESARSWHPPVEFDPEGHAERTFDDPLVVVDPTDPTRNVAAVLSAGNLARFQHYARELLSAPREGLFEPAQSTPLAPADVRAHLDRRETTPVAVTFDAPDLVDDQLWPQLRRSLDGVVRGLNDRGFDVLRARAMTDASGPDAEREASSTAGNGATRAALYAELEVAARPAVTRHEGPPVAVRKHAASFYESYADDVDPETYGPFIDGNRYVVEREREFTTVRGFLESDAATDVALGAHVEREFADRDVLVGDAVATLAPAFGVPLREFYEPHP, translated from the coding sequence ATGGACGATCTCGAGTCGGTGCTGTCGCGCGTCCGCGACCGGGTGCTCCCGGAGCCCGCGGAGCGCGACCGCCTGCGCGCAGTCGCGGCCGATCTCACCGATCGGGCACACGAGGCGATCGCCGACCTCCCGGTCGAGGCCGACGTGGTGCAGGTCGGGTCGACCGCCCGCGGCACGTGGGTCTCCGGCGACCGCGATATCGATCTGTTCGTCCGGTTCGGCGCCGACCTCTCCCGCGAGCAGTTAGAGGAGTACGGCCTCGCCGTCGGGCACGCCGTCCTCCCGGATGGCCACGAGGAGTACGCTGAACACCCGTACGTGAAAGGCTCACACGAGGGGTTCGACGTCGACTTAGTCCCCTGCCACGACGTGGAGACCGCCGGGGATCTGGTGTCTGCCGTCGACCGCACCCCGTTTCACGACGCGTACCTCTCCGCGCGCCTCGACGAGGACCTCGCCGCCGACGTCGTGCTGGCGAAGGCGTTTTTAAAGGCGATCGGCGCGTACGGCAGCGACCTCCGGACCGAGGGGTTCTCGGGGTATCTGACCGAACTGCTCGTCTTGGAACTCGGCGGGTTTGTCCCCCTCGTCGAGTCCGCGCGGAGCTGGCACCCGCCCGTCGAGTTCGACCCCGAGGGGCACGCCGAACGGACCTTCGACGACCCGCTCGTCGTGGTCGACCCGACCGACCCGACGCGGAACGTGGCGGCCGTCCTCTCGGCCGGGAACCTCGCGCGGTTCCAACACTACGCGCGCGAACTCCTCTCGGCGCCGCGCGAAGGGCTCTTCGAGCCGGCGCAGTCGACGCCGCTCGCGCCCGCCGACGTGCGCGCCCACCTCGACCGGCGGGAGACGACGCCCGTCGCCGTCACCTTCGACGCCCCGGACCTCGTCGACGACCAGCTGTGGCCGCAGCTCCGCCGGTCCCTCGACGGGGTCGTCCGAGGACTGAACGACCGCGGGTTCGACGTACTCCGCGCGCGAGCGATGACGGACGCGAGCGGTCCCGATGCCGAACGCGAGGCCAGTTCGACCGCCGGCAACGGGGCGACGCGCGCCGCGCTGTACGCCGAGTTGGAAGTCGCGGCCCGCCCGGCGGTCACGCGCCACGAGGGGCCGCCGGTCGCGGTGCGGAAACACGCGGCGAGCTTCTACGAGTCGTACGCCGACGACGTCGACCCCGAGACGTACGGCCCCTTCATCGACGGGAACCGCTACGTCGTCGAGCGGGAACGGGAGTTCACGACGGTCCGGGGGTTCCTCGAAAGCGACGCCGCCACCGACGTGGCGCTCGGCGCGCACGTCGAGCGGGAGTTCGCCGACCGCGATGTGCTCGTCGGCGACGCGGTGGCGACGCTGGCGCCCGCGTTCGGGGTGCCGCTGCGAGAATTCTACGAGCCGCACCCGTGA